A stretch of the Synechocystis sp. PCC 7338 genome encodes the following:
- a CDS encoding DUF262 domain-containing protein, with product MEFSKETLRIFFREESRGAIVLPDFQRDFVWSIEKQKKLLSSLIVGLPIGSVLMLRGTKDDFPSRRLGVAISSEPVEECRFLLDGQQRLSCIKSVFDDLYLLSEKDWKETWDKLYAPLRNRWYLKINTSPNEDDTFPDQDDIFGYKSLRFNKESLSQYEPDQIQDYIFTYKILVKEAEEKIYHPAYIPKDDNDNLIEDQNQKALVLSKKLAAKKLVPLYEIYRKGSESTSIHRRVLKQISNEKREYLLAKIKDNKINANNLLGHINPDISNDSSESELDDALRDLATQWATDFNSALESLLEIELLETILPTAEIARAAAIFETINESGTPLNNFDLIVAKTAKAGTRSLVDTLKEWLSQEFQIPVTLSSQSHPTNALIDWNPEAIRVIKDNSIDKVFKEELLNTLSIICYSSGEDFNVDKISVDYIKRNKILNLKPTEINKNIKIATSSLIKAFSFLQFRCGVIFIGDLHYKLMLLPIAYCFFQADSKSLEIEKIDEIKIELKPDNIQDPLELSFNYNDSLLNKIEYWYWLSLFSGRYSNRQNEQCIEDLKKLYKWCFIEGYENPFKTDEENILNKDEYATKSLLLHQEDNLPSTAIRTAILQFILASQPKDFLLNSINYDNSHPQRLKALEIAKNQDRSLETHHIIPLDTATKIEESTKVLRRDKKHILNSPLNLTDISKAANRKISDLSPKQYFEKLTSTSLDDHIISTSMESKLKEAPDDFNNAFYKEVLESRFDELSRKVTVKLEKLLEVE from the coding sequence ATGGAATTTTCTAAAGAGACTTTAAGGATTTTTTTTAGAGAAGAATCACGAGGAGCGATTGTTCTACCAGATTTTCAAAGAGATTTTGTTTGGAGTATTGAAAAACAAAAAAAATTACTTTCCTCTTTGATTGTTGGTTTGCCAATCGGTAGTGTATTAATGCTTAGGGGAACTAAAGATGACTTCCCATCTCGAAGATTAGGCGTTGCTATTTCTTCAGAACCAGTAGAAGAATGTAGATTTTTACTGGATGGTCAACAAAGACTTTCTTGTATTAAAAGTGTGTTTGATGATCTATATTTATTGAGTGAAAAAGATTGGAAAGAAACATGGGATAAATTATATGCTCCTTTAAGGAATCGATGGTATTTAAAAATCAATACATCTCCAAATGAAGATGATACTTTTCCAGATCAAGATGATATTTTTGGCTACAAAAGCTTGAGATTTAACAAGGAGTCCTTATCTCAATATGAACCTGATCAAATTCAAGATTATATTTTTACATATAAAATTCTCGTTAAAGAAGCAGAAGAAAAAATTTATCATCCTGCATATATTCCAAAAGATGACAATGATAATTTAATTGAAGATCAAAATCAAAAAGCCCTTGTTCTTTCGAAAAAGCTCGCAGCGAAGAAACTTGTCCCCTTATATGAAATTTATAGAAAGGGATCTGAAAGTACATCTATACATAGACGAGTTTTAAAGCAGATTTCCAACGAAAAACGAGAGTATCTTCTTGCAAAAATCAAAGATAATAAGATAAATGCAAACAATCTTCTCGGTCATATAAACCCTGATATCAGCAATGATTCTTCTGAATCTGAGCTTGATGATGCACTGCGTGATTTGGCAACTCAATGGGCAACAGACTTTAACTCTGCACTAGAAAGTTTGCTAGAAATTGAGCTTCTAGAGACTATTTTGCCAACAGCTGAAATAGCTAGAGCTGCTGCAATTTTTGAAACGATAAATGAATCAGGGACACCTTTAAATAATTTTGATCTTATTGTCGCAAAAACAGCAAAAGCAGGTACTCGTTCGCTGGTTGACACACTAAAGGAATGGTTATCTCAAGAGTTTCAGATACCAGTAACTTTATCAAGTCAAAGTCATCCTACTAATGCTTTGATTGACTGGAATCCTGAAGCAATAAGAGTTATTAAGGATAATTCTATAGATAAAGTTTTTAAAGAAGAATTACTTAATACCTTATCAATTATTTGTTACTCTTCGGGGGAAGATTTTAATGTTGACAAAATAAGTGTCGATTATATTAAAAGGAATAAAATTTTGAATTTAAAGCCGACTGAAATTAATAAAAATATCAAGATTGCTACATCTTCTTTAATAAAGGCTTTTTCTTTTCTTCAGTTTCGATGTGGTGTAATTTTTATTGGTGATCTACATTATAAGTTAATGCTTTTACCAATCGCATACTGCTTTTTTCAAGCCGATTCAAAATCCTTGGAGATAGAAAAAATAGATGAAATCAAAATAGAACTGAAGCCAGATAATATTCAAGACCCACTAGAATTGTCTTTTAATTATAACGATTCTCTATTAAATAAAATTGAGTACTGGTATTGGCTTAGCTTATTTTCTGGCCGTTATAGCAATCGGCAAAACGAACAATGTATTGAAGATCTTAAAAAGTTATACAAGTGGTGCTTTATAGAAGGCTATGAAAATCCTTTCAAAACAGACGAAGAAAATATATTAAATAAAGATGAATATGCCACAAAAAGCTTACTTCTACATCAAGAAGATAATTTACCATCTACTGCTATTAGGACTGCAATTCTTCAGTTTATTTTGGCTAGTCAGCCAAAAGACTTTTTACTCAACTCAATTAACTATGACAACTCTCATCCTCAGAGGTTGAAAGCGTTGGAAATTGCTAAAAATCAAGATAGATCGTTAGAGACGCATCATATTATTCCTCTAGATACAGCGACGAAGATTGAAGAAAGCACAAAAGTTCTCAGAAGAGACAAAAAACATATTCTCAATTCACCGTTAAATTTGACTGATATTTCTAAAGCCGCTAACCGAAAGATTAGTGATTTATCCCCTAAGCAATACTTTGAAAAATTAACAAGTACTTCTCTAGACGATCATATAATCTCTACCTCAATGGAGAGTAAACTAAAAGAAGCCCCGGATGATTTCAATAATGCTTTTTATAAAGAGGTTTTAGAAAGTAGATTTGATGAATTGAGCAGAAAAGTCACAGTCAAACTAGAAAAACTTTTAGAGGTAGAATAA
- the cobQ gene encoding cobyric acid synthase CobQ, with translation MKAIMVVGTTSHAGKSFLTTGLCRLLHRRGYRVTPFKGQNMALNAFVTVDGGEMGHAQAVQAWAAGTVPRVAMNPILLKPQGDMTSQVIMLGKAVGTTRAQEYYQNYFDRGWQAIAASLHILAQDFDVVVCEGAGSPAEINLKHRDLTNMRVASHLGAATILIADIDRGGVFAHVVGTLQLLEPEERKLIKGIVINKFRGQRSLLDSGVTWLEEYTGIPVLGVIPYGQNLFSAEDSLDLLERSGRPSQGDIRIVVLRLPRIANFTDFEPLEAESGVYVEYLPLEKQLGHPDAVIIPGSKTTIADLQALQNSGMGQQIMTYVQAGGTVMGICGGYQMLGKSIADPENIEGNLSNCQGLGLLPLTTVITPEKITRQQETITCAPQPGLRVTGYEIHQGISRRSEHSQDCLPMFDREELGMVNGQQNLWGCYLHGLFDNGAWRRCWLNNLRQRRGLGPLPTAIGNYQEQREAMLDSLADFVEAHVNLNPILQSFPGENETL, from the coding sequence ATGAAAGCAATTATGGTGGTTGGTACCACCTCCCATGCCGGGAAATCTTTTCTGACCACCGGTTTGTGTCGCCTGCTCCATCGTCGGGGTTATCGGGTCACTCCCTTTAAAGGGCAAAACATGGCCCTCAATGCCTTTGTCACCGTTGATGGTGGAGAAATGGGCCACGCCCAAGCAGTGCAGGCCTGGGCCGCCGGGACTGTTCCCAGGGTGGCCATGAATCCCATTTTGCTCAAACCCCAGGGGGATATGACTTCCCAGGTGATTATGTTGGGTAAGGCCGTAGGCACCACCAGGGCCCAGGAATATTACCAAAATTACTTTGACCGGGGCTGGCAGGCGATCGCCGCATCGTTGCACATTTTAGCTCAGGATTTTGACGTGGTGGTGTGCGAAGGGGCGGGTAGTCCAGCGGAAATTAACCTTAAGCATCGAGATTTGACTAATATGCGGGTGGCCAGCCATCTCGGGGCCGCCACTATTCTCATTGCCGACATTGACCGGGGTGGTGTGTTTGCCCATGTTGTCGGGACTTTGCAACTGTTGGAGCCAGAGGAAAGAAAATTAATCAAAGGCATCGTCATCAATAAATTTCGCGGCCAACGTTCCCTGTTGGATAGTGGTGTTACCTGGCTAGAAGAATATACCGGCATTCCTGTATTGGGAGTCATTCCCTATGGGCAAAATCTCTTCTCAGCGGAGGATTCCCTCGATTTGCTGGAAAGGAGCGGTCGCCCCAGCCAAGGAGATATTCGCATAGTAGTACTCCGCTTGCCCCGCATTGCTAATTTCACCGATTTTGAGCCCTTGGAGGCGGAATCCGGTGTTTATGTGGAGTATCTTCCCCTAGAAAAGCAGTTGGGCCACCCCGATGCCGTAATTATTCCCGGCAGTAAAACCACGATCGCCGATCTGCAAGCGTTACAAAACAGTGGCATGGGTCAGCAAATTATGACCTACGTCCAAGCTGGTGGCACTGTGATGGGCATTTGCGGCGGCTATCAAATGCTGGGGAAAAGTATTGCCGATCCAGAAAATATCGAAGGCAATCTTAGCAATTGCCAAGGGTTGGGACTCTTACCCCTGACCACGGTCATCACCCCGGAAAAAATTACCCGCCAACAGGAAACCATCACTTGCGCTCCCCAGCCAGGTTTAAGGGTCACTGGCTACGAAATCCACCAAGGCATCAGTCGGCGATCGGAACATAGCCAAGACTGTCTGCCCATGTTTGACCGGGAAGAGCTAGGCATGGTTAATGGGCAACAAAACCTTTGGGGTTGCTACCTCCACGGCCTATTCGATAACGGTGCCTGGCGGCGGTGTTGGTTAAATAACCTACGTCAACGACGGGGCTTGGGGCCATTACCAACCGCTATTGGCAATTATCAAGAACAACGGGAAGCCATGTTAGATTCATTAGCAGATTTTGTCGAAGCCCATGTCAACCTCAATCCGATTTTGCAGTCATTCCCAGGGGAAAATGAAACACTTTAA
- a CDS encoding DEAD/DEAH box helicase → MDLYSLLKANSGKISSLLDQDVSKLLKTLGYSSDNHIKNHLIKTVDARILLINKKTRDIIFSLLSAKQREILATILDLPYDNIESLESIKIPKGSEKERDLFRFFEVPIQSNNQEINIEGVSEEILYPKYSLFSHQRNAAFKIKQHLRKDPCRVILHMPTGAGKTRTAMNIIADHLRDNEPTLVIWLAYSEELCEQAVQEFHKAWQSLGDRPMSIYRFWGSHDLDSTDVRDGFIVAGLSKLYNTTKKSIQFINRLGARSSLVIIDEAHQAIAETYSLVLDSLVVPYEKNALLGLTATPGRTWNNIDADAQLSKFFANNKVTLEIEGYDSPVDYLVDQQYLAKANYRSLFYDSGVELSLQDIDKINQQLEIPNAILKRLEEDEQRNLRIILELEDLTQRHQRIIFFAISVHHAKVISTVLKVRGYSSEVVTGETPKFDREKIISNFKNNDAESKILCNYGVLTTGFDAPKTSAAVIARPTKSLVLYSQMVGRAIRGVKAGGNETAEIVTVVDNQLPGFGSVTEAFHNWEDVWRKKP, encoded by the coding sequence TTGGACCTATATTCTCTCTTAAAAGCCAATTCAGGAAAAATATCTAGTCTACTTGATCAAGATGTATCAAAACTCTTGAAAACTCTGGGCTATAGTTCAGACAACCATATAAAAAATCATTTAATTAAAACTGTTGATGCCAGAATCTTATTAATCAATAAGAAGACAAGAGATATTATTTTTTCTTTACTAAGTGCTAAACAACGAGAAATTCTCGCTACAATATTAGATTTACCATATGATAATATTGAATCACTAGAATCAATTAAAATACCTAAAGGTTCTGAAAAAGAAAGAGATTTATTTCGTTTTTTTGAAGTGCCAATTCAAAGTAATAATCAAGAGATAAATATAGAGGGTGTTTCAGAGGAAATTTTATATCCTAAATATAGTTTATTTAGTCATCAACGTAATGCGGCTTTTAAAATAAAACAACATTTAAGAAAAGATCCCTGTCGAGTAATTCTACACATGCCTACAGGGGCAGGTAAGACTCGAACAGCGATGAATATTATTGCTGATCATTTGAGAGATAATGAACCTACACTGGTGATTTGGCTTGCCTATAGTGAAGAACTTTGTGAACAGGCTGTTCAGGAATTTCATAAGGCGTGGCAATCTCTTGGCGATCGTCCGATGTCCATTTATCGGTTTTGGGGAAGTCATGATCTGGATTCAACAGATGTTCGAGATGGATTTATCGTCGCTGGACTCTCTAAGCTCTACAACACTACTAAAAAAAGTATTCAGTTTATTAACCGTTTAGGTGCTCGTTCTTCTCTAGTCATTATTGATGAAGCCCATCAAGCAATAGCTGAAACCTATAGTCTTGTTTTAGATTCTTTAGTTGTTCCCTATGAAAAAAACGCTCTGTTAGGTTTAACGGCAACCCCCGGCAGAACATGGAATAATATTGATGCGGATGCACAACTTTCTAAATTCTTTGCTAACAATAAAGTTACTCTTGAAATTGAAGGATATGACAGCCCAGTTGATTATTTAGTTGATCAACAATACCTTGCTAAAGCGAATTACCGCTCCTTGTTTTACGATAGTGGTGTAGAACTTAGTCTGCAAGACATAGACAAAATTAATCAACAGTTGGAAATTCCGAATGCTATTCTCAAGCGACTAGAAGAAGATGAGCAACGCAACTTACGCATCATCTTAGAACTAGAAGATTTAACTCAACGTCATCAACGCATTATCTTTTTTGCAATATCAGTACATCATGCTAAAGTGATTTCTACTGTATTAAAAGTGAGGGGTTATTCATCCGAGGTTGTTACAGGCGAAACTCCTAAATTTGACCGAGAAAAAATTATTAGCAATTTTAAAAACAATGATGCCGAATCAAAAATTCTCTGTAACTATGGTGTTTTAACCACTGGATTCGACGCACCTAAAACCAGTGCCGCAGTTATTGCCCGACCGACTAAATCTCTGGTTCTCTACAGTCAGATGGTAGGTAGAGCTATTCGAGGGGTTAAAGCCGGAGGCAATGAAACTGCCGAAATTGTTACTGTAGTTGATAATCAGCTCCCTGGTTTCGGATCTGTTACAGAAGCTTTTCACAATTGGGAAGACGTTTGGAGGAAAAAACCATGA
- a CDS encoding DUF4007 family protein: protein MKVQFDLDIPKYKNQLKPIFARHETFHPRFGWLKKGFDRARDNSRIFLAEDAPVLLGVGKNMVRSIRYWCEAFKLLEDDQPTIFGEALLGDQGWDSYLEDPASLWLLHWKLLETPCLASAWWFIFNQFNRLEFTDRDLLDALVDYGDRLSGNIAESSLKKDVSCLLRMYAKQPNIKKFIASEESLDCPFVDLGLISPASGNHYLFRLGYKSTLVPEVILYAVLNYAQRVNETARTIPLAKLLYDEGSPGMVFKLTESSLCGAIETVGRTHNRLGLEDAAGKLQFWFDSEPIALANQVLETYYADI from the coding sequence ATGAAAGTTCAATTTGATCTTGATATTCCAAAATATAAAAATCAGTTAAAACCTATCTTTGCAAGACATGAGACATTTCATCCACGTTTTGGTTGGCTCAAAAAAGGATTTGATCGAGCAAGGGATAATTCGCGCATTTTTTTAGCAGAAGATGCACCAGTGTTGCTTGGAGTCGGGAAGAATATGGTGCGATCAATTCGCTACTGGTGCGAAGCCTTTAAGTTGTTGGAAGATGATCAACCAACGATTTTTGGAGAAGCATTACTGGGAGATCAGGGATGGGATTCTTATTTGGAAGATCCCGCATCGCTATGGTTATTACACTGGAAGTTACTAGAAACACCATGTTTAGCCTCGGCTTGGTGGTTCATATTTAATCAATTTAATCGTTTGGAATTTACCGACCGTGACCTATTGGATGCGTTAGTTGATTACGGTGATCGCCTATCGGGGAATATTGCTGAATCTTCTCTAAAAAAAGATGTCAGTTGTTTGCTTAGGATGTATGCTAAGCAACCTAATATTAAAAAGTTTATTGCCAGTGAAGAATCGTTAGATTGTCCTTTTGTGGATTTAGGATTGATTAGTCCAGCCAGTGGCAATCATTACTTGTTTCGTTTAGGATATAAATCGACCTTAGTCCCTGAAGTTATTTTGTATGCAGTCTTGAACTATGCTCAGCGAGTTAATGAGACGGCACGGACAATTCCTTTAGCCAAGCTCCTTTATGATGAAGGGAGTCCGGGAATGGTTTTTAAGTTAACAGAGAGTAGTTTATGCGGTGCAATAGAGACAGTTGGCCGTACCCACAACCGTTTAGGGCTAGAAGATGCGGCCGGTAAATTGCAATTCTGGTTTGATTCAGAGCCGATAGCATTAGCTAACCAAGTCCTAGAAACCTATTACGCTGATATTTAG
- a CDS encoding Na+/H+ antiporter codes for MDTAVNESLSISYNLEQFLIVLSVSLSIATLSKTVPILRKIPYTLLLVIVGMALAFVDVKLINLSPELIMEIFLPPLLFEAAWNLQWRNLKENWFPIILFATFGVVICVVGIAFPLSHWGGMELAIAFLAAAALSATDPVSVIALFKELGASKKLNTLMEGESLFNDGVAVVVFLILVGIPLGTSTFDLSTTLARFVTVIGIGVGCGLLIGFSLSLLTQRFDLPFVEQSLTLVSAYGAYILAENLGGSGVIGVVVVGMVLGNYGSRIGMNPRTRLIVSIFWEFVAFFVNSIIFLLIGDQIGLSSLSDHLNLILIAIAAVVVTRLVSVFGLSLISNKVSDQISSTHITLQEQTVLWWGGLRGSVAIAVALSVPQAIAERQAIIDIVFGVVLFTLLVQGLTTQFVLKGLDLIGDQPQRLEYAELVSRQIALRRVLAEIQKSDEFPDINPERLRYKQELVQGQLQSVTDKLKLLLQEYPLLQEVANKKFDQTVLDIEAETYADLIRMGRLEENIMPLLVTLEGENVVEQS; via the coding sequence GTGGATACAGCGGTCAACGAATCCCTCTCGATTTCCTATAACCTAGAGCAATTCCTAATTGTGCTCTCGGTTTCCCTAAGCATTGCGACCCTGTCCAAGACCGTGCCAATTCTGCGGAAAATTCCCTACACCCTGCTGTTGGTAATTGTGGGCATGGCCCTAGCCTTTGTGGATGTGAAACTGATCAATTTATCGCCGGAATTGATCATGGAAATTTTTCTGCCTCCCCTCTTGTTTGAAGCGGCGTGGAATTTGCAGTGGCGCAATCTCAAAGAAAATTGGTTTCCCATTATCCTCTTTGCCACCTTCGGGGTGGTCATCTGTGTGGTGGGCATTGCCTTTCCCCTTTCCCACTGGGGGGGCATGGAGTTGGCGATCGCCTTTTTAGCGGCAGCGGCCCTTTCAGCCACGGATCCGGTGTCGGTAATTGCCCTGTTTAAAGAGTTGGGGGCTAGCAAAAAACTAAATACGTTAATGGAAGGGGAGAGCCTGTTTAACGACGGCGTGGCGGTGGTGGTCTTCCTTATTTTGGTGGGCATTCCCCTGGGCACTAGCACTTTTGATTTGTCCACTACCCTAGCTCGATTTGTCACAGTGATCGGCATTGGGGTGGGCTGTGGCCTGCTGATTGGTTTTAGCTTATCTTTGTTGACCCAACGATTTGACCTTCCCTTTGTGGAGCAATCCCTTACCCTGGTGTCAGCCTATGGTGCCTATATTCTGGCGGAAAACCTGGGGGGATCAGGGGTAATTGGTGTGGTGGTAGTGGGCATGGTGTTGGGCAACTACGGCTCTCGCATTGGCATGAATCCCCGCACCAGGTTGATTGTCAGTATTTTTTGGGAATTTGTTGCCTTCTTTGTTAATTCCATTATCTTCCTGTTGATTGGTGATCAAATTGGCCTAAGCAGCCTTTCGGATCACCTCAATTTGATTTTGATTGCCATTGCGGCAGTGGTGGTGACTCGCTTAGTGAGCGTTTTTGGTCTGAGCTTGATTAGCAACAAGGTGAGTGATCAGATTAGCAGTACCCACATTACTCTCCAGGAGCAAACCGTGCTGTGGTGGGGAGGATTGCGGGGGTCTGTGGCCATTGCCGTCGCCCTGAGTGTGCCCCAGGCGATCGCCGAGAGACAGGCCATTATCGACATTGTGTTTGGTGTGGTGCTATTCACCCTATTGGTACAGGGACTAACCACCCAATTTGTACTCAAAGGCTTGGATTTAATTGGCGATCAACCCCAACGCTTGGAGTATGCAGAGCTAGTATCCCGACAAATTGCCCTACGGCGGGTGTTGGCAGAAATACAAAAATCCGATGAATTTCCTGACATTAATCCAGAGCGGCTGCGTTATAAGCAGGAATTAGTCCAAGGCCAGTTGCAAAGCGTCACCGACAAACTCAAACTGCTTTTACAGGAATATCCCCTATTACAGGAAGTGGCCAACAAAAAGTTTGACCAGACGGTGTTGGACATCGAAGCAGAAACCTATGCCGATCTCATTCGCATGGGTCGCTTGGAGGAAAATATCATGCCGTTATTGGTCACCCTGGAGGGGGAAAATGTGGTCGAACAATCCTAG
- a CDS encoding phage integrase SAM-like domain-containing protein — protein sequence MTRLFEKFTAVQTKVKDLQVGSLCRYRAMQRHLDIFFSTKPADTVDEASAVPFAEYLRKRVVERTAKDYLTLVKSCWNWAEQTLGQNPWASF from the coding sequence GTGACTAGGCTATTTGAGAAATTCACTGCGGTTCAGACCAAAGTCAAAGACTTGCAGGTGGGCAGTCTGTGCCGATATAGAGCTATGCAGCGACATTTAGACATATTTTTCTCAACTAAGCCAGCAGACACTGTGGATGAGGCCAGTGCCGTCCCTTTTGCCGAGTACTTGCGAAAGCGAGTGGTCGAACGAACGGCTAAAGACTACCTAACCCTGGTTAAGTCCTGTTGGAATTGGGCTGAGCAGACACTCGGACAAAACCCATGGGCATCCTTTTAG
- a CDS encoding IS630 transposase-related protein → MERVRKKAMPAPYSVDLREKAVSAVEKGEKKSHVCRTLNISRNTLDLWIKKKKETGSVAAKRDYERGPRPKIDDLDKFREFAEENGHLTQKQMAEKWPESVSRIRISKALKKIGFTRKKNLYLQGNRRGSEKGI, encoded by the coding sequence ATGGAAAGAGTTAGGAAAAAAGCGATGCCAGCCCCCTACAGTGTAGATCTAAGAGAGAAAGCGGTAAGTGCAGTAGAAAAAGGAGAGAAGAAAAGCCATGTCTGCCGAACACTGAACATTAGTCGCAACACCTTAGACCTATGGATAAAAAAGAAGAAAGAAACAGGAAGTGTGGCCGCGAAGAGAGATTATGAGCGTGGTCCACGACCGAAAATAGATGATTTGGATAAATTCAGAGAATTTGCGGAGGAGAACGGTCATTTAACGCAAAAACAAATGGCAGAAAAATGGCCAGAGTCCGTAAGTAGAATAAGAATAAGTAAGGCTCTAAAGAAAATAGGGTTTACTAGAAAAAAAAACTTATATTTACAGGGAAATAGAAGAGGAAGCGAGAAAGGCATTTGA
- a CDS encoding IS630 family transposase: protein MKQYAAEKLIYMDQAGLDDTLDYPYGYCHKSERLKASKLGHRTKRVSIISCWWNGTTIAPMIFEGYCNAQVVCTWIEEMLLPELIPGQILIMDNASFHPKERIKALVAKAGCEVIFLPPYSPDLNKIEKFWARLKRYVSQLVSNGESLISALDIALREMS from the coding sequence ATCAAGCAATATGCGGCAGAAAAACTGATTTATATGGATCAAGCCGGTCTAGATGACACTCTAGACTACCCCTATGGGTACTGTCATAAATCAGAGAGATTAAAGGCGAGCAAATTAGGACATAGAACCAAGAGAGTCAGCATAATAAGTTGTTGGTGGAATGGAACAACAATAGCTCCAATGATATTTGAAGGATACTGTAACGCTCAAGTAGTATGCACGTGGATAGAAGAAATGTTATTACCAGAGTTAATACCAGGTCAGATACTAATCATGGATAATGCAAGCTTTCATCCGAAAGAAAGAATAAAGGCATTGGTAGCAAAAGCTGGGTGTGAGGTTATATTTTTACCACCATATTCACCAGACTTGAACAAAATTGAGAAGTTCTGGGCGAGACTAAAACGTTATGTTTCCCAACTTGTTAGTAATGGAGAATCGCTGATTTCTGCATTGGATATAGCGTTGAGAGAAATGTCCTAA
- a CDS encoding phosphoadenosine phosphosulfate reductase family protein, which produces MSKKVRKVLGLSGGKDSTALAVLLHKEIPDLEYFFCDTHKELPETYEYLDRIRARLGIKIKYLSANRGFDHLLDLHGGMLPSPQMRWCTSMMKIKPFEIFVGDDDAISYIGIRADEDRDGYISTKPNIKPVFPFKERGLVKADIIQILEDSGIGMPDYYRWRSRSGCFFCFFQRKYEWVMLAQEHPDLFEQAIAYEENHSDGRTYTWTQGETLRGLLARKEEIIAKHKKAMQRETKAAPNRPLAESLEVVLEEENMQLPCLACHL; this is translated from the coding sequence GTGAGTAAAAAAGTACGAAAAGTTCTAGGGCTATCTGGAGGCAAAGACTCGACGGCCTTAGCTGTGTTGCTGCATAAGGAAATTCCAGATTTAGAGTATTTCTTCTGCGATACTCACAAAGAGTTGCCAGAAACCTATGAATACCTTGACCGTATTCGGGCCCGGTTAGGCATTAAGATTAAGTACTTGAGTGCCAACAGGGGATTTGACCATCTTCTAGATCTTCATGGTGGAATGTTGCCATCTCCTCAAATGCGCTGGTGTACGAGCATGATGAAGATCAAGCCATTTGAAATATTTGTTGGTGATGATGATGCCATCAGTTATATCGGTATCCGTGCGGACGAGGATCGAGATGGTTACATCTCAACAAAACCTAATATTAAGCCGGTCTTCCCTTTCAAAGAGCGTGGCTTAGTCAAAGCAGATATTATCCAAATCCTCGAAGACAGTGGGATTGGAATGCCAGACTATTATCGCTGGCGTAGCCGTTCAGGTTGTTTTTTCTGCTTTTTCCAGCGTAAATATGAATGGGTAATGCTAGCCCAAGAACATCCAGATCTTTTTGAGCAGGCGATCGCCTATGAGGAAAACCACAGTGATGGGCGTACCTATACTTGGACTCAAGGGGAAACGCTACGGGGGCTTTTAGCAAGAAAAGAGGAAATTATTGCAAAGCATAAAAAAGCAATGCAGCGAGAAACGAAAGCGGCTCCAAATCGACCTTTAGCAGAATCTTTAGAGGTTGTACTAGAGGAAGAGAATATGCAACTGCCTTGTTTAGCTTGTCATCTGTAA
- a CDS encoding LysR family transcriptional regulator, with protein MQATLHQLKVFEATARHGSFTRAAEELYITQPTVSSQIKQLSKTVGLPLFEQIGKRLYLTEAGQELLVTCQDIFRRLDNFAMKVADIKGTKQGRLRLAVITTAKYFIPRLLGEFIQKYPGIEVSLKVTNHEQIRHRMQNNEDDLYIVSEPPEEIDLNYQPFLDNPLVVIARRDHPLAGKSNVPITALNNEAFIMREKGSGTRLAVQNLFHRHYVDVRVRLELGSNEAIKQAIAGGMGISVLSQHTLVSEGARSELAILDIDEFPIKRRWYVANLAGKQLSVITQTFLDYLTAVTKNMPPPFAEEFSTAKSVVEIS; from the coding sequence ATGCAAGCAACCTTACACCAATTAAAAGTTTTTGAAGCCACCGCTAGACATGGCAGTTTCACCAGGGCGGCAGAGGAACTGTACATTACCCAACCCACCGTTTCTAGCCAAATTAAACAGTTATCTAAAACCGTAGGGCTTCCCCTGTTTGAACAGATTGGCAAACGACTCTACCTGACGGAAGCGGGGCAGGAACTGCTGGTCACTTGTCAAGATATTTTTCGCCGCCTAGATAACTTTGCCATGAAGGTGGCAGACATCAAGGGCACAAAACAGGGGCGTTTACGCTTGGCGGTAATTACCACGGCAAAATATTTTATTCCCCGTTTACTGGGGGAATTTATCCAAAAATACCCTGGCATCGAAGTCTCTCTCAAGGTGACTAACCATGAGCAGATTCGTCATCGGATGCAAAATAATGAAGATGATTTGTACATTGTTAGTGAGCCGCCGGAAGAAATTGACCTTAATTACCAGCCTTTTTTAGATAATCCCTTGGTGGTCATTGCCCGTCGGGACCATCCCCTAGCGGGAAAAAGCAATGTTCCCATTACGGCGTTAAATAATGAAGCGTTCATTATGCGGGAAAAGGGCTCCGGTACTCGTTTAGCAGTACAAAATTTGTTCCACCGCCACTATGTTGATGTGCGGGTTCGCCTGGAATTGGGCAGTAATGAAGCGATTAAACAGGCGATCGCCGGTGGCATGGGCATTTCTGTATTATCCCAACATACCCTGGTGTCGGAGGGTGCCCGCAGTGAGCTGGCTATTTTGGACATTGACGAATTCCCCATCAAACGCCGTTGGTACGTGGCTAACCTGGCGGGCAAACAACTGTCGGTTATTACCCAAACCTTTTTGGACTATCTCACGGCCGTTACCAAAAATATGCCACCCCCATTTGCGGAGGAGTTTTCCACTGCGAAATCCGTGGTGGAAATTTCCTAG